ATTGTATTAAAATAAGTGTCAAACTAATGAACAACGCAGGATCATGAGGTGGTCTCCATTGATTTGTTCAtacttttattcaacaaatgtttattggttTACTGTACTGTACTAGGTGCAGGCTTTTTACTGGCGCCTGAGGATTCGACAGTGAAATAAGTCACAGTCCTTCCTCTAAGGAGTTCACAGCCTGGTAGGAAAGGTGGTCAAATCATCAGGGAAGTGTACCCAGGACCTTGATCAGGATAATGAAGGCAGCAAGGTGGGACTCCCCAACCTAGAATCTGGAGAGGGGCCTACAGTAGGCTTCACAGAGGGCATGATGTAGGAATTGACCTAAGtggaaaagcaaagaagaaaaatattttaggcaGAGAAGACAGCGTATGAAAAGGAACTTTGTGTCAAGAGTATGGGCTTGGAGTCAAGTCCGActtttcaaatcccagctcctctgCTCACTAGCTGTGTGTCTCCGGGCAAGTTGCTGTAGCTTTCTGAACTTGGCTGcccatttgtaaaataggaagtAACCACATCTATCTTAATGGAATGCTAAATGTTAAGAGTGATGGGAACTCACTGAAGAGTCCATTTCCCTCTGGGCAGTTCTCACTCCTGTTCTTCCCATGACTGTCCAGGTGTCAAGACAAAAGATGCTTCAGCTTTGGAAACTTGTTCTCCTGTGCGGTGTGCTCACTGGGACCTCAGAGTCTCTTCTTGACAATCTTGGCAATGACCTAAGCAATGTCGTGGATAAGCTGGAACCTGTTCTTCACGATGGACTTGAGGCAGTTGACAATACTCTTAAAGGTAAGTCAACAAGGGTGATGAACAGTGTCACCTAAATTAGCCTCCTAAACACTATGCCTGCATTACCAGAGGCTGCCACCAGGGGCTACTCTTCATGGGTGGTTTACTGAGAAAAGTGGCTATTCAATTCCTGTCTCATTCGTTTATCTTTCTAGAAACAAGCAATGCCACAATGAATATCCTTTTACGTATTATATCCTGATAAACGTGCATAAGATAAATTCCTACAAGTGGGATTTCAAAAGTTCAAAAACTATGCTGTTGACAAATAATCTCCTATGTTAACACTTTCTCCAACAGTCTATGAGAGTGCCTTTTTTCCCCactccttttccagcactgggtatggacaattttaaatattctgcCTGTCTCACAGATGAAAAGCTAtaacttatttcactttgcattcctctAATTATGAAGGAGCCCTcttcttttttcatatatttactatGTACTTACATATTTTAACTTGAGGATTTTGTCTATATTCttagcatatttttcttttgggttatttaatattcttttattgACTTGTGTTAATTCAGTGAAAATTAAGGAAATTATCCCTACCTAGCCTTGGTATCTGTAAAGCTACCtacctttatatttatttatacctcCTTTTTATGTTAACCTATTAAAATAACttggctttctttttgttttatggaaacattagcagcacatcaaaaacagTTTTTGTAGGAGGAGGTAACTTCTGCAAATGGCTGCCTTTCAAACCTTGTCAAGGGCTTAGGTAACTTTCAAAGATGCAGAAAGGACTCACACTCTAATTtcacagttgagaaaactgaggcccagagacagaAATGTCTAAACCAAAGTCACCTCGTGAATTATACGATCAGATGTAGTTATATCACCAATTTTATTTAAAGTGTCATTCTCTGAATCGTTATAACTAGGTAGATATTGTCCATTACAGAGCCAAGTTACAATATTATGATTACATCTCTTTTCTTATATGATAtagtcttttgtttttccttaagtTAGTAATTGCCCTGTTGTTTCTCacttgaattattttcttctcatatATACTTAATTATTTTCATGAGCATCATCCTGTATCTATcatgacatttattattttttgagacaaggtctcactctgtcacccaagctagagtacactgccagcctcaacctcctgggctcaacagatcctcccacctcagcctccccagtagccaggactacaggtgcacaccaccacacctggctaagttttacattttttgtagcaatggagtctcaccatttttcccaggctggtctcgaactcccggcctcaagtgatcctcctgccttggcctcccgaagtactgggattacaggcgtgagccaccacacccagtcatgACATTTATTCTCATCCCTTTGTTCTCCAGAGACCTATCATAAAAACACTTTGTCCTCTCCTCCTGTAAGAATTATTGCTTTCTTTtggtgcaattgcttttggtgtcatgaagtctttgcccatacctatgtcctgaatggtattgcctaggttttttatggttttgggttttacatttaagtattaaaccatcttgagttaattttttaataaggtATAAAGAAGGGATCCGGTTCCAGTTTTCTGTACACgtctagccagttctcccagcaccatttattaagtacagaatcctttccccactgcttgtttttgtcaagtttgttgaagatcagattgttgtagacatgtggtgttatttctgaagtctctgttctgttccattggtctatatgtctgttttggtaccagtaccatgctgttttgcttactgtatcctcgtagtagagtttgaagccagatagcatgatgcctccagatttgttctttttgcttaggattgtcttgctATAcatgctctttttttggttccatatgaaatttaaagtagtttttttttttttctaattctgtgaagaaagtcaatggtagtttgatgggaatagcaatgaatctataaattactttgggcagtatggccattttcacaatattgtttcttcctatccatgagcatggaaaattgacaaatgggatctaattaaactgaaaagcttctgcacagcaaaagaaactagcattagagtgaacaggcaacctacagaatgggagaacatttttgcaatctatctatctgacaaaggtctaatatccgcaatctacaaggaacttaaacaaatttacaagaaaaaaacaaacaaccctatcagaaagtgtgcaaaggatatgaacagacacttctcaaaagaagacatttatgtggccaacaaacatatgaaaaaaagctcatcatcactgatcattagagaaatgcaaatcaaaaccacaatgagatgccatctcacaccagtaagaatggcaattattaaaaagtcaggaaacaatagatgttggcaaggctgtggagaaataggaacacttttgccctattggtgggactgtaaattagttcaaccattgaggaagacagtgtggtgattcctcaaggatctagaaccagaaataccatttgacccagcaatcccattactgggtatatccccaaaggaatataaatcattctactataaagacacatgtacacatatgtttattgcagcactatttacaatagcaaagacatggaaccaacccaaatgcccatcagtgatagactggataaagaaaatgtggtacatatacaccatggaatactatgcagccataaaaaagaatgagatcatgtcctctgcagggacatggatgaagccagaagccatcatcctcagcaaactaacacaggaacagaaaaccaaacactgcatgttctcattcataagtgggagtttaatgatgagaacacatggatgcaagGAGgcgaacaacacacactggggccattTGGGGGCTTGTGGGCAAGGGGAGAGAGacaattaggacaaatacctaatgcatgtggggcttaaaacctagatgacaggttgataggtgcagcaaactaccatggcacatgtatacctatgtaacaaacctgcacattctgcacgtgtatcccggaacttaaagttaaaaaaataataattattattattgctttgtgGGCCTGCTGCAAAGCTGTCATTCTGGGACTCTCATTTGCCAGTTTCATGGATTGGAGCCATTTTTTCTCCTTGATTCtagatttttcatttcttgagtgtattctctcattctttctagtttttcaaaCTCACATGAGCATCTCACTTAGCACAATAGACCCCTAAGTCACTCCTAGACACTGGTGTGCAATCAATATCAATTGCCTGGCCAATTGGTTGATTGCACTGTTGATAAATAATCAgtatatattattaatagtaCGGAGGCAGCATGGAGGAAACAAGAGTTCCTTGGCTGTGTGGCTAGACACATTTCTTAACCTTCTAGAGCCTTTATTTCCTTagctataaaaaaaaagacaatgacaaTATCTACTTCACTgagttgttataaagattaaatgaaataacataggCAAACAGTCTTACCCGGTACCTGGAGCATCGTAGCTACTTCGTAAGTGGTGCATGACACAAAATGGCGTTTGTTTTTGGCAGGCATCCTTGAGAAACTGAAGGTCGACCTAGGGGTGCTTCAGAAATCCAGTGCTTGGCAACTGGCCAAGCAGAAGGCCCAGGAAGCTGAGAAATTGCTGAACAATGTCATTTCTAAGCTGCTTCCAACTAATACGGACATTTTTGGGTGAGTTGGTGCTTCAGGGTGGAGATCTTTGCTctaagaaaagggaacacatatcTTCAAGGAGGTAAGTTTAAGATGAAAGACAGAGGGACAAGCCTCATTCCCCTCCCACAGAGCCAAGGTGGTCTGAGTGAGGTCAGACCTACCAGAGCTTGAGTAAATTAGAGGCAGGGCTACAGGGTCAATCTGGGCATCTTACGGGTTCGGGCTTCCGTGTTCTTTAATTTCAGGGTCAGGGTGAAGGTTATATTCATCCTTACCTCTACCTGTTTGCTGGTACGCAAAGTCCCTTTCCAAGgaataaaacttttcttttccatatataACGGGGGTAAAAGCCCAGATCCCCTTAGAGGAAGGGAAACTGGAGTCTTCACCACATAACCCCAGGCAGTGGATCCACtcatatacttttattattattgttgttattattattattttttgagatacagtttcactcttcttgcccaggctggagtgcaatggcacgatcttggctcactgcagcctcgcctcccgggttcaagtgattctcctgcctcagcctcctgagtagatgggattagaggcatgcaccaccacacccggctaattttgtatatttagtagagacggggtttctccatgttggtcaggctggtctcgaactcccgacctcaggagatccgcctgcctcagcctcccaaagtgctgggattacaggtgtgagtcaccgtgcccgacCCCACTCATGAACTTTTACAGTCAGACAGTTCTGGCCTCAAAATCTGCCTCTGGCACTTACTCCCCTAGGAATCTGGGGGAAAATCACACCAGCCTGAGCCTCAATGTGCTGTGCCATAAAATGGAGAGAATCAAACCTCTGAACAGGGCTATAGTAAAGACTAAAGAAGGCAAGGCTGATGAGACCCAAACGCTCAGCTCGAGGCTGGCCCAGGGAAGTGCTTGGCAAGTGGCTGTCATGAGGAGTGACGAGGGTGAATTGTGGGTTTCACACAGGTTGAAAATCAGCAACTCCCTCATCTTGGATGTCAAAGCTGAACCGATCGATGATGGCAAAGGCCTTGACCTGAGCTTCCCTGTCACCGCGAATGTCACTGTGGCCGGGTGAGTATGCGCTAGAATCTGAGATTTGGGAAAGGCAGTGCAACCTGGCCGATGGATGCCCAACCTGGGAATCAGGCACCTCCTCCCgctgctgggtgaccttgggcctcagtttcccaatctgTGAGTGACAGAACCCTTCTGGGTCTAAGATCTCAACCCTTAAAATGTTCTAGAGAACTCTGGCCATAActaagtatcttttaaaaacaatgctCCATTGAATATAGTTTTGAAATCATGACATTTATctggttttaaaatttgaaaagttgagaaaacaaacatttatcattctTTGGCAAAATGCAAAATTTCCTCCAGCATTATTTTGTCTCTCAAGATTCTCTCTAAGTTGCAGTGACCATTACAGAAAAATTCATATAATAATACACAGTGTACAATAAAGTGTGTATGTGCAAAATATAAGTTTAAACTCTTTTAAgtttagctgggagtggtggcttatacctgtaatcccagcaatttgagaaactgaggtgtgaggattgcttgagctcaggagttcgtgaccagccaggacaatatggcaaaaccctgtgtctacaaaaaatacaaaaattaaccaggtgtggcagcacacacctgtagtccaagctacttgggaggctgaggcaagaggattgcttgagccggagaggtcgaggctgcagtgagccctgattgcaccactgcattccagcctgggtgacagagtgagatcctgtctcacaaaaaataaaaaattttaattttaaaggagaTAGACAAGAAATGAGCATGTGTGAAAGCACTTCTGTAAACTACATGCACTAATGATGCCACCCATTATTTAGCTATGAGATCTTGGGatagttacttaacctctctgtaccaAGGTTTCCTCATTCAGAAAATAGGGATAGTAATAAATGAATCCaggtaaaatacttttttaaagtatCTACACATAAATTGttgtcaataaatgttaactattattattttacctattagTGTAATGTTGTATAAAAAATTCATATGAGCTAAACCCAAGTGGCCAGGAGAAGAAGCCCCTAATATAAACATGTAAATCTCACAGAGGATATGGACCATGTTGATATTACCTGGGCCATGTTGACGTTACACATAGACATTCTGACTCATGTCCACACAGGTGGAGGAACCCAACTGGGCAACAGACAGGAACTTCTAGACTTTGTTCACTGTGCATCTTACTTCCTGCAGGCCCATCATTGGCCAGATTATCAACCTGAAAGCCTCCTTGGACCTCCTGACCGCAGTCACAATTGAAACTGATCCCCAGACACACCAGCCTGTTGCCGTCCTGGGAGAATGTGCCAGTGACCCAACCAGCATCTCACTTTCCTTGCTGGACAAGTAAGTCCCATTCATCTTAGCAGAGCTGGGCTCTCAGGGAACTTGAGGACCCCTAATTTCAGCTCTAGTCCTCTACCTAAGAGGAGGCCTCGTGGTGAAAGTGTTCAGGCTCTGGAGTCATGTTGACCTTGGTTTAGACATCAGCTCTGCCACTAACTTGTAACTTTATCACCAACTTGACCCAAGCctgttttcacatctgtaaactGGGGGTGTTCATAATAACTACTCATAGGCTTCTGAGATGACCAgatgagaaaatacaaatatttagcaCACAGCCTGGAACGTGCTGCCTCTCTGCCTGCTGGTTCTCTCTATCACTGAGACTGGAGTGTTGAGCTCCCCACCATAATCATGGATTTGTTCATTTCGcctttcaactctgtcagtttctGCTTCATACCCTTTGgagctctgttgttaggtgcacGCACATTAGGATTGTTATGACTTCTTGGAGAATTGTCCCCTTTATTGTGATGTAATGTccctcaataataataataataataacgataaaattatatttacctTCTTGCCTCCAgttgggagggagaagggagagtaaGTGCCTGCCACGGGCTCTAATTTCAGATTGTCCCCAAATCGTCCTCCACCCAGTGGAAATTTCCTGAAAGGAGATCTTGAAAACTTAATCCTCTCCATTTGACTTATTGATCCCTTTTAATCCACAAAATCTACATCTTAAGCTCTGTGcttgaaagagcaggtttgacTCAGCAAGagggtggaaggagaaagagtGATGCTGGCCGATGGCTGGGAGAGGATGAATGACCCAGAAGCTGAGGGCTGGGGCCACTTGGCCTTGGCTGGGAGCAAGGCTGGGTCCTCAGCTCTCAGCCCCAGTGGCCATGAGCAGAGGACACTCCACTCGCCCTGCACTGAGGGATCTGAACACAGGTTGCTCAAAGACCCCTGAAAACCAAAGAAAGTTTCCATAGCCTGATGTGAGTTGCAAAGGCCGGGGTGTAAATTCAGAGGCCGGAGCCTGGCTGGGTGCTACCTTCCCAAGTAGCCTCAGGGACTCCATCCTGCTGCACTGGATCTGTGCCCACATCTGTGAGATGGCACCACTCTGCGGCTCCAGATCCTCCCAGGGCCTTTCTTTGCACTTGTGGTTCAATCCCAAGTGCTCCCCATGGTCATGAAGGCTCTGTTTGATCTGGCCCCACCCTTGTATCCCTGCACCCTCCCCTTACTCACTGTGC
The Pongo pygmaeus isolate AG05252 chromosome 21, NHGRI_mPonPyg2-v2.0_pri, whole genome shotgun sequence DNA segment above includes these coding regions:
- the BPIFA2 gene encoding BPI fold-containing family A member 2; protein product: MLQLWKLVLLCGVLTGTSESLLDNLGNDLSNVVDKLEPVLHDGLEAVDNTLKGILEKLKVDLGVLQKSSAWQLAKQKAQEAEKLLNNVISKLLPTNTDIFGLKISNSLILDVKAEPIDDGKGLDLSFPVTANVTVAGPIIGQIINLKASLDLLTAVTIETDPQTHQPVAVLGECASDPTSISLSLLDKHSQIINKFVNSVINTLKSTVSSLVQKEICPLIRIFIHSLDVNVIQQVIDNLQHKTQLQTLI